The sequence GCCAACCCTCGCGTCGGCCTCAGCTTTTCCGGCTCCCTGCTGGTGGATGACGACAATCGCGCGCTTGGTCTGGTTCAGGCCCCGCGCCTGATGGGCATCACGGCGGCCCATGTCTTCAAGCGTAATCCGATCGGGAACGGGTCGGCGGCGGTGATGCGCCGCGAGGCCGCCGATGCAATCGCGTACCGGCCAAGCCATGAAACCGAACGCGACTGGGTCTTTGACGAAACCTTCGCCCAGTCCGAGGATATCGAGTGCTGGCTGCGGCTGGCCCTGACCACGGATTGGCACATCGAGGGCGTGCCCGGTGCGCTGCTGCGCTACCGCGTGAACGGCGCGGGATTGTCGGCGGCGACCGACCGACAACTGGCCTCGTGGGAGGATATGGTTCGCAAACTGACGCCGATCGCGCCCGATTTTTTCGCGGACCACGCCCCGACCGCCCGCGCCTACCAGTTGCGTTACCTCGCACGTCGCGCGGTGGCGTCGGGCGATGGACCGCGCGCGTGGGCACTGATCGTCGAAGC comes from Roseibacterium elongatum DSM 19469 and encodes:
- a CDS encoding glycosyltransferase family 2 protein produces the protein MPKATIVVPAFNVTRTLPETLRSLRAQTERDLEIVIVDDGSHDETPAIAAQAMARDARIRVLRQANRGLAGARNTGIAAARGAYIGFCDADDIWEPQKLAAHIRHLDANPRVGLSFSGSLLVDDDNRALGLVQAPRLMGITAAHVFKRNPIGNGSAAVMRREAADAIAYRPSHETERDWVFDETFAQSEDIECWLRLALTTDWHIEGVPGALLRYRVNGAGLSAATDRQLASWEDMVRKLTPIAPDFFADHAPTARAYQLRYLARRAVASGDGPRAWALIVEALKSSRRPITEEPAKTLTTLAAACVMRSAAGSNLMRRAARMLRPSHGA